In the genome of Streptomyces violaceoruber, the window TCGCGCAGCAGCAGGTCGTCGTCCCAGTCGCCCTCGGCGCCGGGCTGGGCCTGGAAGGCGTTGACGTAGCAGATGTTGTACAGGCCCGGCGCGGGGGAGGCCGTGTGGTCGCGGCTGACCACCTCGACACCGGCCGGCGGGGTGTAGGCGCCGCCGATCTGGTAGTCGAAGCCCGCGTGGGCGGGTGGCGGGGTGTAGGTGGCCGCCTCGGCCGGGGTGCTGCCCGGGACGAGCGCCGCGGCGGTGACGAGGACGGCGGTGGCACCTATGCCGGCCAGTACCGGCTTCCTGGGGGTGTGCACCTGTGTACGGCTCATGGTTCGAGCTCCGGAGGATGGTGGGCACGTCCCCGCCTCGGACGCGCGTGGCCGTCCTGGCGACTCAGTCCGGGCTCCTGGCGCGAAGCCAGCTACCGGCTGGGCGTACCTCTGCCGCCGATCACACGGCATCGGCGTTGATCGGGAGTAAATCGACCGGATATAGGCCCTGTCAAGGGTTCGAAACGAGAGAGGCGATGCATGAAGATGATTGAAAGGGGCTCCAAGAGTGCAGAAACAATCATCAGGCGTCGGTTCCCCGGTACCCGGGAACGATGGATGCGGGCCGGGCGGGAGCCGTGATCACGGCGCCGCCGCGGGGCTGGTAGCGTCGCGTGGTCGCGGCGGGCGGCGCGAGAGAGGTGTCGGTGCGTGGGAGAGCGGCAGGACCGTGACTGGGTGGCGATGACGCCGGGCGACTTCGACCGGGACGCCCCACTGGTCCTCAACGTGGGCACCGGCCCCGCCACCGTCCCAGCCGAGCCCGACGAGTACGGCACCGCCCCCCTGTTCGGCGAGACGGCACCGGCACCCGGCACCCGGCCGCGCAGCCGGCGGGGACGGCCCGCGCCCGGTCAGGAGCCGCTGTTCTGACCGTCCCCGCCGGGGATCACGCGGCGGGCACCTCGTCCACGAACCCGGTACCGGCGGCGCGGTACCCGGCGACCTTGGCCGCGACCTCGGCCGGGGTGAGCACCTGGTCCTTGACGTGCAGGACGTAGTCGACCTGCTGGTCGTAGGAGCGCGGCGTCGTCGACGTCTGGCCGTTCAGGTCGATCAGCCACTGGTTGAAGTTGATCGACATCGGCCGCTCCGGCAGGTACTGCGCGTCATGCGTGCCGAACGGCTGCCCGTCCACGTAATAGGTGATGGCGCCGGCGTCGATCGTCACCACCAGGTCGTGCCAGCCGGCGTAACTGCTGCGCTGCTCGGAGTGCTGGTTGACGGCCTGCCAGGGATCGGGGTTGTAGGTCTCCCAGGACGTCGTGTAGAGGATGTTCGACGGTTCGCCCCACCCTCCGTTCGGCAGGTACTCGAAGTCGTACTCGGCGTAGTCGTCGGCCATCGGCGCCTTGAGGTCGTTGATGGTGAAGAAGGTCTGCACCAGATGGTCCCCGTCCGGCCCGGACTTCGGGGTGTCGGCGAACTTGACCCGCGCCGCGTACGTGCCGTCCTTGAACTTCACCGACTTGGTCAGGACCTCGGTCTGCGTGGTGGACGCGCCGGTGCCGGCCGTGGACGTCTCCAGGTTCATCACCGAGTTGCCGCCGGCGGAGACGAAGGTGACCTTCGACGGGTCCCACGTGGCTCCGGGGACGCCGGGCCCGCCGGAGTTGGAGCGCACGCTCCAGCCGTGGGCCGCGATCGCGGGATCCGTGTGCGAGCTGTAGTCGAAGTCGTCGAACAGGGTCTGACCGCCGCCGGGCGGATCGGTCGGGTCGGTCGGGTCCGTGGGGTCGTTGCCCTCGGGAGCCGTGCCCCAGACGGTGGCGCCGGCCAGTTGGGCGGTGACCTTGTCCCAGGTCGCGTACGAGGTCTGGCCGCCGCCGAAGGAGTAGTCGTCGCTCTGCCGCAGCGGCTGCCAGTTGCTCTGGTAGAAGCGCAGCTGCAGGTCGCCGGTGTCCGCGCCGGGCGCCAGGGTGCCCGCCGCCGAGGTGAAGCCGATCTCCAGGTACCGATCGGCCGTCGCCGTCGGGTTGGCCAGGGTGCCGAACGTGCCGGTGACCGCGGCGCAGCCGCGCACCGCCCAGGAGCACGCGAAGCGGTAGGAGGCGTTCGGGGAGTCGGCCTTGAAGTAGTAGCGGATCTTCACCTGGCTCAGCTGCACGGTGGAGGAGCCGGTGTTGCGGACCTTGAACCAGGGTTCCGTCTGGTCCGCGGTGGCCCCGCTCGCGCTGGTGCGGTACTGGACGGTGAGACCGTCGGCGGCGGGAGCGGCCTGGGCGGGGAGGGCGGTCAGGGCACCGCCGCCCAGCAGAACGGACAGGGCGAGCGCCAGGCGGGCGCGGTCGGCGGTGGGTCGGTTTCTCATGCGGGATCCTTTCGGTACGACTCCCGCCCGAGCGGGAGCCTCGACGGGTGGTGCGGGGTGTGGGGGAACGACACGGGGGGACCGGGCGGCGGTGCGGCGTGCGGGACGTCCAGGGCGTCCAGCCGGGCCCGGTGTCCGGCCAGCCGGGCCGTGAAGTCCCGCCAGCCCGACGTGCCGTCCCAGACCCGTTCGGCGAGCGCGCACAGCCGCGGGAAGGTGAGGTACTCGATGTGCTCCGGGGTGCGCACGAACTCCGTCCACAACTGGCCCTGGGCGCCCAGTACCCGGGACGCCGCCTGCGGAGTCGGCGGCGCGAGGTCCACCTCGTGGACGGCGCGCAGGTCGACCACCACCCCGGGCTGCGCGGGCGGTTCCCCGGGACCGGCGCCGCGCGGGTAGTCGAAGTAGGTCGCGCGGTGGTCGGCGTGCACGACCTGGTGCCCGCGCAGTGCCGCCGCCCGGGCGTGCGCCGGATCGCGCCAGCTCATCACCGTGCAGTCGAGGGGGAGGGCGACGCCGCTCTCGGCCCAGACGACCGGCCTGCGGCCCGCGCGCACCAGGTGCTCGGCCAGCCGGGCGATGAACCAGGGATGCAGCGCGCGGGGCCCCGCCAGCCCCTCACGGGCGGCACGGGCCCGCGCCGCCGGGCTCAGCTCCCACTCCGTGGTG includes:
- a CDS encoding cellulose binding domain-containing protein, which translates into the protein MRNRPTADRARLALALSVLLGGGALTALPAQAAPAADGLTVQYRTSASGATADQTEPWFKVRNTGSSTVQLSQVKIRYYFKADSPNASYRFACSWAVRGCAAVTGTFGTLANPTATADRYLEIGFTSAAGTLAPGADTGDLQLRFYQSNWQPLRQSDDYSFGGGQTSYATWDKVTAQLAGATVWGTAPEGNDPTDPTDPTDPPGGGQTLFDDFDYSSHTDPAIAAHGWSVRSNSGGPGVPGATWDPSKVTFVSAGGNSVMNLETSTAGTGASTTQTEVLTKSVKFKDGTYAARVKFADTPKSGPDGDHLVQTFFTINDLKAPMADDYAEYDFEYLPNGGWGEPSNILYTTSWETYNPDPWQAVNQHSEQRSSYAGWHDLVVTIDAGAITYYVDGQPFGTHDAQYLPERPMSINFNQWLIDLNGQTSTTPRSYDQQVDYVLHVKDQVLTPAEVAAKVAGYRAAGTGFVDEVPAA